A stretch of Desulfotignum phosphitoxidans DSM 13687 DNA encodes these proteins:
- a CDS encoding tetratricopeptide repeat protein: MATLESAARIIHRPETPSVPAVPAKTASREPETESRTDLFTQDELFGVKKGQYIKKARARVLADIESLSGNCRWQDIVSLYHPVEEKLPELDEAGMADMVKEKIAFAMGHLKQFDDAISLLTACIRNDPDNFYTRSSLAYTAYSSLFAAKNREIFLAGAPRARRIELAHENFTRARKLRPDGVTNCYRHAMLHLQIQNKPKPALHLLNQAIANWENLSEQDQTRRHQEKKNYVKSLYRSASVLLANGEALKALERIQTCLKQDESSHHVSVCFKYFALGKIQFCREEYGRAGEALRFALQSREKNQPVDFVHELLARTCLAQGLIDQAKYTIEQVPVRMRRPYFRWTEADVLCAAGRFDRALQVLTETADRDSRSKHVALVRLAKICYSRGQFESGAGHAGRAVDFFNEKWGNLFYEGLFWQALCAFKAGRKQQAETLVAELERACPNFPKLDRLAAMVRG, from the coding sequence ATGGCAACACTGGAATCCGCAGCAAGAATCATTCATCGGCCCGAAACCCCTTCCGTTCCGGCGGTCCCGGCGAAAACAGCTTCCCGGGAGCCGGAAACCGAATCCCGGACCGATCTGTTCACCCAGGACGAACTGTTCGGGGTCAAAAAAGGCCAGTACATCAAAAAAGCCCGGGCCAGGGTATTGGCGGACATCGAATCGTTGTCCGGCAACTGCCGGTGGCAGGATATCGTCAGTCTGTATCATCCCGTGGAAGAAAAACTGCCGGAGCTGGATGAGGCAGGCATGGCCGACATGGTCAAGGAAAAAATCGCGTTCGCCATGGGACACCTGAAACAGTTCGACGATGCCATTTCATTGCTTACTGCCTGCATCCGCAATGACCCGGACAATTTCTACACCCGGTCATCCCTGGCATATACGGCCTACTCGTCCCTGTTTGCCGCCAAAAACCGTGAAATTTTCCTGGCCGGGGCTCCCCGGGCGAGGCGGATCGAGCTGGCTCACGAAAACTTCACCCGGGCCAGAAAACTGCGGCCGGACGGGGTGACCAATTGTTACCGACATGCCATGCTGCACCTTCAGATCCAGAACAAACCCAAACCGGCCCTGCACCTGCTGAACCAGGCCATTGCCAACTGGGAAAACCTGTCGGAACAAGACCAGACCCGGCGGCACCAGGAAAAGAAAAACTATGTCAAATCCCTGTACCGCAGTGCCAGTGTGCTTCTGGCAAACGGCGAGGCATTGAAGGCCCTGGAACGGATTCAGACCTGCCTGAAACAGGATGAATCTTCCCATCACGTATCTGTGTGCTTCAAATATTTCGCTTTGGGCAAAATCCAGTTCTGCCGGGAGGAATACGGCCGGGCCGGGGAAGCCCTGCGGTTCGCCCTGCAAAGCCGGGAGAAAAACCAGCCCGTGGATTTTGTGCATGAACTGCTGGCCCGCACCTGCCTGGCACAGGGCCTGATCGATCAGGCCAAATACACCATCGAGCAGGTCCCGGTCAGGATGCGGCGGCCCTATTTCCGGTGGACGGAGGCGGATGTGCTGTGTGCGGCAGGACGGTTTGACCGGGCCTTGCAGGTGCTCACGGAAACCGCAGACCGGGACAGCCGGTCGAAACATGTGGCCCTGGTGCGCCTGGCCAAAATCTGCTACAGCCGGGGGCAGTTTGAATCCGGGGCTGGACATGCCGGCCGGGCCGTTGATTTCTTCAATGAAAAATGGGGCAATCTTTTTTATGAAGGCCTTTTCTGGCAGGCATTGTGCGCGTTCAAGGCCGGCCGGAAACAACAGGCTGAAACCCTGGTGGCGGAACTGGAGCGGGCATGTCCGAACTTTCCCAAACTGGACCGGCTGGCCGCCATGGTGCGGGGATAG
- the csx2 gene encoding TIGR02221 family CRISPR-associated protein, producing MARRIYISFIGTGDYKPATYSLNNRTADVSRFVQSAELQIIGPDYFDKVFLVMTESSREKHFKALRSELIKLGVENIHDISITEDLEPAHHWGWFETILSFIDHGDELTVDLTHGYRIIPIVFSTALNFLQKAKDIKIKAVYYGAFEAGVDVAPIVDAKDFYVINEWTDAVARLVEDADPGKLGRVAQKEENTNLKEFDDPELVAAFDDLTKALKNVEIHTVSEKAARAVNLIRKKEAGASTTGRILLELVKEKFISLIKDKSFTGRYDHDYFQLQLEIVKILLDHQLFMQAYTVMREMLGSFGLITMKKKAKISNEKGRKQRRKAELFIRMLQNDESEWEFSEDEKKNMVRIMPLYREMEAAGIVIRLKALTEDLTKYRNGFDHAWTKHPTAFDDIESKGNRFFQEIEDIIQQLAAQHFF from the coding sequence ATGGCACGACGAATTTATATCAGTTTTATCGGTACCGGCGATTATAAGCCGGCAACGTACTCCTTAAATAACAGAACAGCTGACGTCTCCCGGTTTGTCCAGTCAGCTGAGTTGCAGATTATTGGCCCGGATTACTTTGACAAGGTTTTTCTGGTCATGACGGAAAGTTCCAGAGAAAAACATTTCAAGGCATTGAGATCGGAATTGATAAAACTGGGCGTTGAAAATATTCATGACATCTCAATTACGGAAGATCTGGAACCGGCCCATCACTGGGGATGGTTTGAAACAATCCTGAGCTTTATTGATCATGGAGATGAATTAACCGTTGATCTGACCCATGGATACCGGATTATCCCCATTGTTTTTTCCACAGCCCTGAATTTTCTCCAGAAAGCCAAGGACATCAAAATCAAGGCGGTTTACTATGGGGCTTTCGAAGCGGGTGTCGATGTGGCCCCTATTGTGGATGCCAAGGATTTTTACGTCATCAATGAATGGACGGATGCCGTCGCAAGACTGGTCGAAGATGCTGATCCCGGCAAGCTGGGCCGCGTGGCACAGAAAGAGGAAAACACCAATTTAAAGGAATTTGACGATCCTGAACTGGTGGCTGCTTTTGACGACCTCACAAAGGCGCTAAAAAATGTCGAAATCCATACGGTTTCGGAAAAAGCCGCCCGGGCTGTGAATCTCATTCGAAAAAAAGAAGCCGGGGCGTCAACGACAGGCAGAATTCTGCTTGAACTGGTCAAGGAAAAATTCATTTCCCTGATCAAGGACAAATCATTCACGGGGCGGTATGACCATGACTATTTTCAACTCCAGCTGGAAATCGTCAAGATTCTGCTGGATCATCAGCTTTTTATGCAGGCCTATACCGTGATGCGTGAAATGCTCGGGTCCTTCGGGTTGATCACCATGAAAAAAAAGGCGAAAATCAGCAATGAAAAAGGCAGAAAACAACGGCGTAAAGCGGAATTGTTCATCCGCATGCTCCAGAATGACGAATCAGAATGGGAATTTTCTGAAGATGAAAAAAAGAATATGGTGCGGATCATGCCTCTTTACAGGGAAATGGAAGCTGCCGGTATTGTGATACGATTGAAAGCTTTGACCGAAGATCTGACTAAATACAGAAACGGATTCGATCACGCCTGGACAAAACACCCCACTGCCTTTGATGATATTGAAAGCAAAGGGAACAGGTTTTTTCAGGAGATCGAAGATATCATACAGCAGCTGGCAGCACAGCATTTTTTTTAA
- a CDS encoding DNA methyltransferase, with protein sequence MSGMKEGVVKIPISEIYLDESIYPRETIDHRRIAVFEENLRDGFEFDPIEVQVWPDPENPAKVRYRILDGRHRWGAYKKTGATHIEVVIITLDQMEPILYAAQMAIGPKQLTEAETRNTARRAFQSDPRLTSSEIGQAIGRSRQAVDKYIADLRATAIFDLELKIFRLHQLGIPQDRIARRVGLGQQRISRYLRLLPQIAKGVNTDLSKGFTVPQVAQKHGWPESLVWSQALVKADDFDRFKALQWGIRTWDVWNFMECDPRFGDDWPGRIPAQLVAHILYFFSEPGDLVLDPMAGGGVCADTCLAMGRRCWSLDMDDRPETRPEIEPWFWDPEQEWDTRPFFNTREKPALIICDPPYFDKKADAYAEKSISGLSKTEYLAFLERFLRFLKQISRKNARLAFINADWRDFQNCPAKKEDQGQAILLTDYYEMFKNTGWTLTHLIQAPMSSERFNGGVVAAMQKKKILGVTSRYVMVLK encoded by the coding sequence ATGAGTGGTATGAAAGAGGGTGTCGTCAAAATTCCGATTTCAGAAATTTACCTGGATGAATCCATTTATCCCAGGGAAACGATTGATCACAGGCGCATTGCCGTTTTTGAAGAAAATCTCCGGGATGGATTTGAATTTGACCCCATCGAGGTACAGGTATGGCCGGATCCGGAAAATCCGGCAAAGGTCAGGTACCGGATCCTGGATGGGCGCCACCGGTGGGGCGCGTATAAAAAAACGGGTGCCACCCACATCGAGGTGGTGATTATCACCCTGGACCAGATGGAACCGATCCTGTATGCGGCCCAAATGGCCATCGGGCCCAAACAGCTGACGGAAGCTGAAACACGCAATACGGCACGTCGTGCGTTTCAAAGCGATCCCCGGCTGACCTCTTCTGAAATCGGCCAGGCCATTGGCAGATCCAGGCAGGCGGTTGACAAATATATCGCCGATTTAAGGGCCACGGCTATTTTTGATCTTGAACTCAAAATTTTCCGGTTACATCAACTGGGGATTCCCCAGGACCGGATTGCCAGAAGAGTCGGTCTGGGTCAGCAGAGGATTTCACGCTATTTACGCCTTTTGCCACAAATAGCAAAAGGCGTAAACACGGATTTATCGAAGGGTTTTACCGTCCCGCAGGTGGCGCAAAAGCACGGCTGGCCTGAATCTCTGGTCTGGTCACAGGCGTTGGTAAAAGCCGATGATTTTGACCGGTTCAAGGCACTTCAATGGGGCATCCGGACCTGGGATGTGTGGAATTTCATGGAATGCGACCCCCGGTTCGGCGATGACTGGCCCGGCCGGATCCCGGCCCAGCTGGTGGCGCATATCCTGTATTTCTTCTCAGAGCCCGGTGACCTGGTGCTGGATCCCATGGCCGGGGGCGGGGTGTGTGCCGATACCTGCCTGGCCATGGGCCGGCGATGCTGGAGCCTGGACATGGATGACCGGCCCGAGACCAGGCCTGAGATCGAGCCCTGGTTCTGGGACCCGGAACAGGAATGGGACACCCGGCCGTTTTTCAATACCAGGGAAAAGCCCGCCCTGATCATCTGCGATCCCCCCTATTTTGATAAAAAAGCGGACGCGTATGCAGAAAAGAGCATTTCCGGGTTGTCCAAAACAGAGTATCTCGCCTTTTTAGAGCGGTTTTTGCGTTTTTTAAAACAGATCTCCAGAAAAAACGCCCGGCTGGCGTTTATCAATGCAGACTGGCGGGATTTTCAGAACTGCCCGGCAAAAAAAGAGGATCAGGGCCAGGCGATTTTACTGACCGATTATTATGAGATGTTTAAAAACACGGGCTGGACCCTGACTCATCTCATCCAGGCGCCTATGTCTTCGGAGCGGTTTAACGGCGGGGTGGTGGCTGCCATGCAGAAAAAAAAGATCCTCGGGGTCACCAGCCGGTATGTGATGGTTTTGAAATAA
- the cas2 gene encoding CRISPR-associated endonuclease Cas2 gives MFFLVCFDIVDNKTRYRVVKTLKGYGTRVQKSVFECANMTEHKFMKMKSDLEDLIDHGEDTIRYYPLCRSCVRNVEFSGIGMLPYVKPFAVL, from the coding sequence ATGTTTTTTCTGGTTTGTTTCGACATCGTGGACAACAAAACCCGTTACCGGGTGGTCAAAACCCTGAAAGGCTATGGGACCCGGGTCCAGAAATCCGTGTTTGAGTGTGCGAACATGACGGAGCACAAATTCATGAAAATGAAATCCGATCTGGAAGATTTGATTGACCATGGAGAAGACACGATCCGGTATTATCCGTTGTGCCGGTCCTGTGTCCGAAATGTCGAATTCTCCGGTATCGGTATGCTGCCTTATGTCAAACCCTTTGCAGTTTTGTAA
- the csx20 gene encoding CRISPR-associated protein Csx20: MVTAQKEKTLFQLFSHQLTPDQRKNARDEFKVTRFQTPPKQILHLWSQVPPDDTQISSFLSPVKTWLEETAHQGDLVLIQGDFGATYQMVVHAFSMGLVPVYATTQRQAREKKMPDGSVQMSHVFRFKRFRIYGQ; this comes from the coding sequence ATGGTGACGGCGCAAAAAGAAAAAACATTGTTTCAGCTGTTCAGTCACCAGCTGACACCGGATCAACGGAAAAACGCCAGAGATGAATTCAAGGTGACCCGTTTTCAGACACCTCCGAAACAGATTCTGCACCTCTGGTCCCAGGTGCCGCCCGACGACACCCAAATTTCATCGTTTCTTTCACCTGTTAAAACCTGGCTTGAAGAAACGGCCCATCAGGGAGATCTTGTTTTGATCCAGGGGGATTTCGGTGCCACCTATCAGATGGTCGTCCATGCATTTTCCATGGGGCTTGTTCCGGTTTATGCCACCACCCAGCGCCAGGCCCGTGAAAAAAAAATGCCTGACGGCAGTGTGCAGATGTCCCATGTCTTCCGGTTCAAACGATTCAGAATCTATGGGCAATAA
- the csm5 gene encoding type III-A CRISPR-associated RAMP protein Csm5 — protein sequence MKNIFHCTIEILSPVHIGCDEFYEPTGFVIDESNGQLIHFDPVLFLSTLEPEERDRFSAICQEGTVSSIQKIYQFFRGKPAQGRRVHLCDGFLDHYKKTLNLPDNRFQKELNNFSIQRTAFRLVDGRPYLPGSSVKGALRTGYLNEVCQGRKTGKSGKDIEKHLLNYSRIDDDPFGKVKVSDFQPVGDTQTLIVYAVNKKKKISDKEARGLSQMLEVIQPGALFQGIIEVADASVSPHIKQPVQLDQLLSGAVGFYLKEFQREAGELAAIQIPPPVVKTIDQGGNALPLRIGRHSGAESVTIDGNREIRIMLGGRDFTCKDHATTLWLAANQPKAASASSLQPFGWISISGLSLEQQRVLTSKEKAYIREQNREAEEKLALQEEQRKAEEKGKREAEERKAAIERQEQEQKELEQKLEQMGPEERFAAEFDRDLLAEDQINAMYNRIDEIEDAFKIQIASRLAAYYQKNNMWEKKDAPSKNQWKKIRDRKNKLEEILGNQ from the coding sequence ATGAAAAACATATTCCACTGTACCATTGAAATTCTGTCACCTGTTCACATCGGGTGTGATGAATTCTATGAACCCACGGGTTTTGTCATTGATGAATCCAACGGGCAGCTGATCCATTTTGATCCGGTTCTTTTCCTGTCTACCCTTGAACCGGAGGAGCGGGACAGGTTTTCAGCCATCTGCCAGGAAGGGACAGTCTCTTCCATTCAAAAAATTTATCAGTTTTTCCGGGGAAAGCCTGCCCAGGGCCGCCGGGTCCATCTGTGTGACGGTTTTCTGGACCACTACAAAAAAACGCTCAATCTGCCGGACAATCGGTTCCAGAAGGAATTGAACAATTTTTCCATTCAGCGGACCGCTTTCCGTTTGGTCGACGGCCGGCCCTACCTGCCGGGTTCCTCCGTCAAAGGAGCATTGCGTACCGGGTACCTGAATGAGGTATGCCAAGGCAGAAAAACAGGCAAATCCGGAAAGGATATTGAAAAACATCTGCTCAACTATTCAAGAATTGACGACGACCCCTTTGGAAAAGTCAAGGTGTCTGATTTTCAACCGGTGGGAGACACACAAACCCTTATCGTTTATGCGGTCAACAAAAAAAAGAAGATATCTGACAAAGAGGCACGTGGCCTCAGTCAGATGCTTGAAGTGATTCAGCCGGGCGCATTGTTCCAGGGCATCATCGAGGTCGCCGATGCATCGGTTTCCCCCCACATCAAACAACCCGTCCAGCTGGATCAGCTGCTTTCCGGGGCTGTTGGTTTTTATCTCAAAGAATTCCAACGGGAAGCCGGGGAACTGGCAGCCATTCAGATTCCTCCTCCCGTTGTGAAAACCATAGACCAGGGGGGCAATGCGCTGCCATTGAGAATCGGCAGACATTCCGGTGCGGAATCAGTGACCATTGATGGGAACAGAGAAATCAGGATCATGCTGGGAGGCAGGGATTTCACTTGTAAAGATCATGCGACGACCCTTTGGCTGGCTGCCAACCAGCCGAAGGCGGCATCCGCTTCTTCGCTGCAGCCCTTTGGATGGATCTCGATTTCAGGTCTATCCCTGGAACAACAACGCGTTCTAACTTCAAAAGAAAAAGCATACATTCGGGAACAAAATCGGGAAGCTGAAGAAAAACTGGCGCTGCAGGAAGAGCAGCGGAAAGCGGAAGAAAAGGGAAAACGCGAGGCTGAAGAAAGAAAGGCTGCCATCGAGCGGCAGGAACAGGAACAAAAGGAACTGGAACAGAAACTGGAACAGATGGGGCCTGAAGAACGGTTCGCTGCTGAATTTGACAGGGATTTACTGGCAGAGGACCAGATCAATGCCATGTACAACCGGATCGATGAAATAGAGGATGCGTTCAAAATCCAGATCGCATCCCGGCTGGCAGCATATTACCAGAAAAACAACATGTGGGAGAAAAAGGATGCTCCCAGTAAAAATCAGTGGAAAAAAATCAGAGACCGGAAAAACAAGCTCGAGGAAATTTTAGGGAACCAGTGA
- the csm4 gene encoding type III-A CRISPR-associated RAMP protein Csm4, with translation MKLYEITIQPGSAIITPLKGDTLFGHFCWQAAHDPALVDGGLDQQIALYDKAPFAVFSSACHRTTDGNTWLLKRPDIPLSFFPAFAKMAKKERIRNVKEIKKRKWMPVTEPLILKPELDSFQNIEQVRTSMSHPHNSINRLTGTTGKGIFAPYAIQTCWFYPDTLLSVFVLVRETATDIDRIVSGMRRIGRWGFGKDASTGMGRFEVTGFRELALPDCSNADAFYTLAPSVPEKETWNRCYFSPFTRFGKHGAELAGVGNPFKNPVVMADEGAVIFPDLAEAERLKKNLYTGKAVNNVSKIMPQTVVQGYSPVLPIIWGES, from the coding sequence GTGAAACTTTATGAAATCACCATACAGCCCGGATCCGCGATTATCACACCGCTGAAAGGCGACACACTTTTCGGACATTTCTGCTGGCAGGCCGCCCATGACCCGGCCCTGGTCGACGGCGGGCTGGATCAGCAGATAGCCCTGTATGACAAAGCGCCTTTTGCTGTCTTTTCTTCCGCCTGCCATCGGACAACCGATGGGAATACCTGGTTGCTGAAACGGCCGGACATCCCTTTAAGTTTTTTCCCCGCATTCGCAAAAATGGCCAAAAAAGAACGGATCAGGAACGTCAAAGAGATCAAAAAAAGAAAATGGATGCCCGTGACGGAACCACTGATCCTCAAACCGGAGCTGGACAGTTTCCAGAACATCGAACAGGTCCGGACATCCATGTCTCATCCCCACAACAGCATCAACCGTCTGACAGGCACCACGGGCAAAGGCATCTTTGCGCCATATGCCATCCAGACTTGCTGGTTTTATCCCGACACCCTGTTGTCCGTGTTTGTTCTGGTTCGGGAAACCGCCACTGATATCGACCGCATCGTCTCAGGAATGCGCCGCATCGGCCGGTGGGGGTTTGGAAAAGATGCGTCCACGGGCATGGGCCGATTTGAAGTGACAGGGTTCCGGGAACTGGCCCTGCCGGACTGTTCCAACGCAGATGCGTTTTACACTCTGGCCCCGTCCGTTCCGGAAAAAGAAACATGGAATCGATGTTATTTCTCTCCGTTTACCCGTTTCGGCAAACACGGAGCAGAATTGGCAGGCGTGGGGAATCCTTTTAAAAATCCCGTTGTGATGGCAGATGAAGGTGCCGTTATTTTCCCGGATCTTGCCGAGGCAGAGCGATTGAAAAAAAATCTCTATACGGGAAAAGCCGTGAACAATGTGTCCAAAATCATGCCGCAAACCGTTGTGCAGGGCTACTCACCTGTATTACCAATCATCTGGGGTGAATCATGA
- the csm3 gene encoding type III-A CRISPR-associated RAMP protein Csm3 → MTAKTMKLQGIHMMTGKIVLKSGLHIGAGDTEMRIGGTDSPVIKHPHTLDPYIPGSSIKGKVRSLLELQSGLMGFTKGKPLGIKDYKELDGKQKESCRDIICLFGASGADTDELMEIGPSRLSFADAPLDEEWKSNALEQNQAFTEVKSENAIDRVKGTAMHPRFIERVAAGAQFSFSISLKLFEGDQGFEDLLLKGLKLLEMDALGGSGSRGYGRIEFQFDDPGIQEKFQAINPLS, encoded by the coding sequence ATGACAGCCAAAACCATGAAACTTCAAGGGATCCATATGATGACCGGCAAGATCGTTTTGAAAAGCGGGCTTCACATCGGCGCCGGAGACACGGAAATGAGAATCGGCGGCACGGACAGCCCCGTGATCAAACACCCCCACACTCTGGACCCCTATATTCCCGGGTCCTCCATCAAAGGCAAGGTCAGATCCCTTCTGGAACTTCAGTCCGGTTTGATGGGTTTCACCAAAGGGAAACCTCTGGGAATCAAAGATTACAAAGAACTGGACGGTAAGCAGAAAGAGAGCTGCCGTGATATCATCTGCCTGTTTGGTGCCAGTGGTGCAGATACTGACGAACTGATGGAGATCGGGCCTTCCAGGCTTTCTTTTGCAGATGCCCCCCTGGACGAGGAATGGAAATCAAACGCCCTTGAGCAGAACCAGGCATTCACGGAAGTCAAATCTGAAAATGCCATCGACCGCGTCAAGGGAACGGCGATGCATCCCCGGTTTATTGAACGGGTAGCCGCCGGCGCACAATTTTCCTTTTCCATCAGTCTTAAACTGTTTGAGGGGGATCAGGGTTTTGAAGATTTGTTACTCAAGGGTTTGAAACTGCTGGAAATGGATGCCCTGGGCGGCAGCGGCAGCCGGGGTTATGGACGAATCGAATTTCAATTTGACGATCCCGGTATCCAGGAAAAATTCCAGGCGATCAATCCTCTTTCCTGA
- the csm2 gene encoding type III-A CRISPR-associated protein Csm2: MEQIKLWEDRENKQMNPLLFSQVAEDFARQMDKERERKRNCNNQSQLRKFFDEIVRLNMAAKSGPDNWPNVLPLVHMLTAKAAYAHARDLVSEGFLDFIKNGIKQIERPEDLSVFTMFFESFIGFFKLYDEKRKK; this comes from the coding sequence ATGGAACAGATCAAATTATGGGAAGACAGGGAGAATAAACAGATGAATCCGCTGCTTTTTTCCCAGGTAGCTGAGGATTTTGCCAGGCAGATGGATAAAGAAAGAGAGAGAAAAAGAAACTGCAACAATCAATCACAATTGCGGAAATTTTTTGATGAAATCGTTCGGCTGAACATGGCGGCCAAAAGTGGTCCCGACAACTGGCCCAATGTCCTTCCCCTGGTGCATATGCTCACAGCCAAAGCCGCCTATGCCCATGCCAGAGACCTGGTGTCAGAAGGATTTCTTGATTTCATTAAAAATGGAATCAAACAGATTGAACGACCGGAAGACCTCAGCGTTTTTACAATGTTTTTTGAATCATTTATTGGATTTTTCAAACTTTATGATGAAAAACGTAAAAAATAA